From Rhodococcus antarcticus, the proteins below share one genomic window:
- the mshD gene encoding mycothiol synthase — translation MTTPHLSWTADPTAEQVADVRDLLRAASRADGVEAVGEQVVRALDHRAPDSAASHLLATVDGRVRGYAHLEPAAADEPAFVELAVHPEHRRAGTGSALLEEALTGTARAWAHGDGAPARALAARAGLVSVRELWQMRVDLTAVELPGLPPREDVVLRTYAGADDDDAVLAVNNAAFSWHPEQGGWSGQDIADRRAEPWFDAAGFFLAEDAADRELLGFHWTKVHRPEGGEPALGEVYVVGIAPAAQGRGLGRLLTLAGLRHLRDTGLATVLLYVEGDNAAAVHTYERLGFARFHVDRAWARA, via the coding sequence GTGACCACACCGCACCTCAGCTGGACCGCCGACCCGACCGCGGAGCAGGTGGCCGACGTCCGCGACCTGCTGCGAGCGGCATCGAGGGCCGACGGGGTGGAGGCCGTGGGTGAGCAGGTGGTGCGCGCCCTGGACCACCGCGCCCCGGACTCCGCTGCCTCCCACCTGCTGGCGACGGTGGACGGTCGGGTGCGCGGCTACGCCCACCTCGAGCCCGCCGCGGCCGACGAGCCTGCGTTCGTCGAGCTCGCCGTGCACCCGGAGCACCGGCGCGCCGGGACCGGCTCCGCGCTGCTCGAGGAGGCGCTCACCGGCACGGCACGCGCGTGGGCCCACGGTGACGGGGCGCCCGCCCGGGCCCTCGCCGCGCGGGCGGGCCTGGTCAGCGTGCGGGAGCTGTGGCAGATGCGGGTGGACCTCACCGCCGTCGAGCTGCCCGGGCTCCCGCCGCGCGAGGACGTCGTCCTGCGGACCTACGCGGGTGCCGACGACGACGATGCCGTCCTCGCGGTGAACAACGCGGCGTTCTCCTGGCACCCGGAGCAGGGTGGCTGGAGCGGTCAGGACATCGCCGACCGCCGCGCGGAGCCGTGGTTCGACGCCGCCGGGTTCTTCCTGGCCGAGGACGCGGCGGACCGGGAGCTGCTGGGTTTCCACTGGACCAAGGTGCACCGGCCCGAGGGTGGTGAGCCGGCCCTGGGCGAGGTCTACGTGGTGGGCATCGCCCCCGCCGCCCAGGGCCGGGGGCTCGGCCGGCTGCTCACCCTCGCCGGGCTGCGCCACCTGCGCGACACCGGGCTCGCCACGGTGCTGCTCTACGTCGAGGGGGACAACGCCGCGGCCGTGCACACCTACGAGAGGCTGGGCTTCGCCCGGTTCCACGTCGACCGGGCCTGGGCCCGGGCCTGA
- a CDS encoding alpha/beta hydrolase, which produces MRAPQLRAPADLGAPAGTRTVRTTSGDGVPLVGVHVPAGPAGTRGLGFVVAHGFTGSSARPDVRRVLAALAVHGDVVALDFRGHGSSGGTASVGDTEVADVAAAVELARGLGCTHVVTVGFSMGASLVVRQAGGAPGSGGAAARPDAVVSVSGPARWWCRDTPAMRRVSWLCEQPLGRVVARGLGVRLGAAWDRVPSSPVEVVHRIAPRPLLVVHGARDHYFTLEHPRALVAAAGPGAELWVEDGMDHAESATTDELAGRIASWGARTATPAVVPS; this is translated from the coding sequence GTGCGCGCCCCCCAGCTCCGAGCCCCGGCCGACCTCGGGGCCCCCGCCGGCACCCGCACCGTGCGGACGACGAGCGGTGACGGGGTGCCCCTGGTCGGCGTGCACGTGCCGGCCGGGCCGGCGGGCACCCGCGGCCTCGGGTTCGTCGTGGCGCACGGGTTCACCGGCAGCTCTGCCCGCCCCGACGTCCGCCGCGTGCTCGCCGCGCTGGCCGTCCACGGTGACGTGGTCGCGCTCGACTTCCGCGGGCACGGGTCGTCCGGGGGCACCGCGAGCGTCGGCGACACCGAGGTGGCCGACGTCGCCGCCGCGGTGGAGCTCGCCCGGGGCCTGGGCTGCACCCACGTCGTGACGGTGGGGTTCTCGATGGGCGCCAGCCTCGTCGTCCGGCAGGCCGGGGGCGCACCGGGCTCCGGGGGTGCGGCCGCCCGGCCCGATGCCGTGGTCTCGGTCAGCGGACCCGCCCGCTGGTGGTGCCGGGACACCCCGGCGATGCGCCGGGTGTCGTGGCTGTGCGAGCAACCGCTGGGCCGGGTGGTCGCCCGCGGGCTGGGCGTGCGGCTGGGCGCCGCGTGGGACCGGGTGCCCTCCTCGCCGGTGGAGGTGGTGCACCGCATCGCACCGCGTCCGCTGCTGGTGGTGCACGGCGCCCGCGACCACTACTTCACCCTGGAGCACCCCCGCGCGCTGGTGGCCGCCGCCGGACCCGGCGCGGAGCTCTGGGTCGAGGACGGGATGGACCACGCCGAGTCGGCCACCACCGACGAGCTGGCGGGGCGCATCGCATCCTGGGGCGCCCGCACCGCGACCCCGGCAGTGGTGCCCTCGTGA
- a CDS encoding Fur family transcriptional regulator has translation MADHHAPHPDTTASSSTGLRGTLHQRGLRMTPQRQMVLDAVRALGHATPESVCTHVQRTAPAVNISTVYRTLDLLEDIGVVRHTHLGHGAPTYSADGHPHVHLVCHRCERVTEIDPALLVPLASALQDGHGFRLDPAHLALSGLCAACAAAPDREDHP, from the coding sequence GTGGCCGACCATCACGCTCCGCACCCGGACACCACCGCGTCGTCCTCGACCGGGCTGCGCGGCACCCTGCACCAGCGGGGCCTGCGCATGACACCCCAGCGGCAGATGGTGCTGGACGCCGTCCGCGCGCTGGGCCACGCCACCCCGGAGTCCGTGTGCACGCACGTGCAGCGCACCGCCCCCGCGGTCAACATCAGCACCGTGTACCGCACCCTCGACCTGCTGGAGGACATCGGCGTCGTCCGGCACACCCACCTCGGCCACGGCGCGCCCACCTACTCCGCCGACGGGCACCCGCACGTCCACCTCGTGTGCCACCGGTGCGAGCGCGTCACCGAGATCGACCCCGCGCTCCTGGTGCCGCTGGCCTCGGCGCTGCAGGACGGGCACGGGTTCCGCCTGGACCCCGCCCACCTGGCGCTGTCCGGGCTGTGCGCCGCGTGCGCCGCCGCCCCCGACCGAGAGGACCACCCGTGA
- a CDS encoding hemophore-related protein: MNHPRTWSPRRRAGIAACGLAVAAVVAVPAAAWAESSPPSATAPATSTTAAAGPSTCTPAQRWDALAAAAPKIATYLDAHPDLSAELQTLKALPKDQRAAASKTYFTAHPDERTAFRDARAGLRTFRATCHG; this comes from the coding sequence GTGAACCACCCCCGTACCTGGTCCCCCCGCCGCCGCGCCGGCATCGCGGCGTGCGGACTGGCCGTCGCGGCCGTCGTCGCCGTACCCGCTGCGGCCTGGGCGGAGTCCAGCCCCCCGAGCGCGACCGCGCCGGCCACCAGCACCACCGCGGCGGCCGGCCCCTCCACGTGCACCCCCGCCCAGCGCTGGGACGCCCTGGCCGCAGCAGCGCCGAAGATCGCGACCTACCTCGACGCGCACCCCGATCTCAGCGCCGAGCTGCAGACCCTGAAGGCCCTGCCCAAGGACCAGCGCGCCGCCGCGTCGAAGACCTACTTCACCGCGCACCCGGACGAGCGCACGGCCTTCCGGGACGCCCGCGCCGGGCTGCGCACCTTCCGCGCCACCTGCCACGGGTGA
- a CDS encoding aminodeoxychorismate lyase: protein MTVQVLVTLDGTVRDPEVPLLAADDLAAVRGDGVFETLLVRDGVVREQEAHLARLVRSARALELGEPDLDAWRACIAVVRERWASIGGGREEDLVVRLVLSRGREGTGTTTAWATGSPVSETAVHQRAHGVSVLRLERGFASDVAERAPWLLLGAKTLSYAVNMAALRHAAERGADDVVHTSADGFVLEGPTSTVVVATGRALRTPPADTGILPGTTQQALFRAATVAGWDCRVEPVRADELEAADGVWLLSSVRLLARVHTLDGTPLHTASGVHGELTALLG from the coding sequence GTGACGGTGCAGGTGCTGGTGACCCTCGACGGGACCGTGCGCGACCCGGAGGTGCCGCTGCTCGCCGCGGACGACCTCGCGGCCGTGCGCGGGGACGGGGTGTTCGAGACGCTGCTGGTGCGCGACGGGGTGGTCCGCGAGCAGGAGGCGCACCTCGCCCGGCTCGTGCGCTCCGCGCGGGCGCTCGAGCTCGGCGAGCCGGACCTCGACGCCTGGCGGGCGTGCATCGCCGTCGTCCGCGAGCGGTGGGCGTCGATCGGGGGAGGCCGCGAGGAGGACCTGGTGGTGCGGCTCGTGCTCAGCCGGGGCCGGGAGGGGACGGGCACCACCACCGCCTGGGCCACCGGCTCACCAGTATCGGAGACCGCGGTCCACCAGCGCGCCCACGGGGTGTCGGTGCTGCGGCTGGAGCGCGGGTTCGCCAGCGACGTCGCCGAGCGGGCGCCGTGGCTGCTGCTGGGGGCGAAGACGCTCTCCTACGCGGTGAACATGGCGGCGCTGCGCCACGCGGCCGAGCGCGGGGCCGATGACGTCGTCCACACCAGCGCCGACGGGTTCGTGCTCGAGGGGCCCACCTCCACGGTGGTGGTGGCCACCGGGCGCGCGCTGCGCACCCCGCCCGCCGACACCGGCATCCTGCCCGGCACCACGCAGCAGGCCCTGTTCCGCGCGGCCACGGTGGCAGGCTGGGACTGCCGGGTGGAGCCGGTGCGCGCCGACGAGCTGGAGGCGGCCGACGGGGTGTGGCTGCTGTCCAGCGTGCGGCTGCTGGCGCGGGTGCACACCCTCGACGGGACGCCGCTGCACACCGCGTCCGGGGTGCACGGGGAGCTCACCGCGCTGCTGGGGTGA
- a CDS encoding FABP family protein: MSSASDPAGPDLPATASGDAALAAADVRAAATRGLNLPQLPGLPVPDDTANLRQGPDLNPALLSLLPLVGVWRGEGEASYPTIATHRFGQQVVVAHDGRGFLTWESRSWILGPDGEYVRPAARESGFWRVNVREDGDDTLELLLTHNTGIVELYYGAPISQSAWELATDVVIRTETAKEVTAATRLYGIVEDGDLAWVEERAMVGQPLQPHLSAKLTRHVG; this comes from the coding sequence GTGAGCTCCGCCTCCGACCCCGCAGGACCCGACCTGCCCGCCACCGCCTCCGGCGACGCTGCCCTGGCGGCCGCGGACGTGCGTGCCGCGGCCACCCGCGGGCTGAACCTCCCCCAGCTGCCGGGGCTGCCGGTCCCGGACGACACCGCCAACCTGCGCCAGGGTCCGGACCTGAACCCCGCGCTGCTCTCGCTGCTGCCGCTGGTCGGCGTCTGGCGTGGCGAGGGCGAGGCCAGCTACCCCACCATCGCCACCCACCGGTTCGGTCAGCAGGTGGTGGTCGCCCACGACGGTCGCGGGTTCCTCACCTGGGAGTCCCGCTCCTGGATCCTCGGACCCGACGGCGAGTACGTCCGTCCCGCCGCCCGGGAGTCCGGCTTCTGGCGGGTGAACGTCCGCGAGGACGGCGACGACACCCTCGAGCTGCTGCTCACCCACAACACCGGCATCGTCGAGCTCTACTACGGTGCGCCGATCAGCCAGTCCGCCTGGGAGCTCGCGACCGACGTCGTGATCCGCACGGAGACGGCCAAGGAGGTCACCGCGGCGACCCGGCTCTACGGCATCGTCGAGGACGGCGACCTGGCCTGGGTCGAGGAGCGGGCCATGGTCGGCCAGCCCCTGCAGCCCCACCTCTCGGCCAAGCTCACCCGCCACGTCGGCTGA
- a CDS encoding LmeA family phospholipid-binding protein, producing MRKLVATVVVLVVVALLTDFGSAAYAEYRVSRELRSTLSLDADPDVRINGFPFLTQAVAGDYRSVDVRASGVPVAGFGEVTVEATLRGVRVPASDVVSGKVGEVVAASVEARVRIGATDLGRYLRVPDLEVSEPPRATGTSPDAPRTTVVLTGTVDVVGLEKKVSVDASLSLTAAGGVAVTATRLDLGADGGRSSLAESVVSALLARLSVTLDPSTVPFGILPTAVRAEGSEIVVAGTGTDVTVVRGPGRT from the coding sequence GTGAGGAAGCTCGTCGCCACGGTCGTCGTCCTGGTGGTGGTGGCCCTGCTCACGGACTTCGGGTCCGCGGCCTACGCCGAGTACCGGGTCTCCCGCGAGCTTCGCTCCACGCTCTCCCTCGACGCCGACCCCGACGTGCGCATCAACGGCTTCCCGTTCCTCACCCAGGCCGTGGCCGGTGACTACCGGTCGGTGGACGTGCGGGCGAGCGGCGTGCCGGTCGCCGGGTTCGGCGAGGTGACGGTGGAGGCCACCCTGCGGGGCGTGCGCGTGCCGGCCTCCGACGTGGTCTCGGGCAAGGTCGGCGAAGTGGTGGCGGCCTCGGTGGAGGCCCGTGTCCGCATCGGTGCCACCGACCTCGGCCGCTACCTCCGCGTGCCCGACCTCGAGGTGTCCGAGCCGCCGCGGGCCACCGGCACGAGCCCCGACGCCCCGCGCACCACCGTGGTGCTCACGGGCACCGTCGACGTGGTCGGCCTGGAGAAGAAGGTGAGCGTCGACGCGTCGCTCTCGCTGACCGCGGCCGGCGGGGTCGCGGTCACGGCGACCCGTCTCGACCTCGGGGCGGACGGGGGCCGCTCCTCCCTGGCCGAGTCCGTGGTGAGCGCGCTGCTCGCCCGGCTCTCGGTCACCCTCGACCCCTCCACCGTCCCCTTCGGCATCCTCCCCACCGCCGTCCGGGCCGAGGGCTCCGAGATCGTCGTCGCGGGAACCGGCACCGACGTCACCGTGGTGAGGGGACCGGGCAGGACCTGA
- a CDS encoding winged helix-turn-helix transcriptional regulator: protein MDLLMLTADPDADAVLPSLSLLSHSVRVAPPEVASLLEAGSSDVALVDARLDLAGARGLCRLLGSTGVGVPVVAVLTEGGLVAVNPEWGLDDVLLPGTGPAELDARLRLLVGRHSGAAGGDASGTVSLGDLVIDEATYTARLRGRPLDLTYKEFELLKYLAQHAGRVFTRAQLLQEVWGYDFFGGTRTVDVHVRRLRAKLGPEHEALIGTVRNVGYKAVRPSRGRAEGAAAVDDGDEPPDTDPAGPVPPTPEDPSRLARMRA from the coding sequence GTGGACCTGTTGATGCTCACGGCGGACCCCGATGCCGACGCCGTGCTGCCCTCGTTGTCCCTGCTCTCGCACTCCGTGCGGGTGGCGCCACCGGAGGTCGCCTCGCTGCTGGAGGCCGGATCGTCGGACGTCGCGCTGGTCGACGCACGGCTCGACCTGGCCGGGGCGCGCGGGCTGTGCCGGCTGCTCGGGAGCACCGGGGTGGGTGTGCCGGTGGTGGCCGTGCTCACCGAGGGGGGCCTGGTGGCCGTGAACCCGGAGTGGGGCCTGGACGACGTGCTGCTGCCGGGCACCGGTCCGGCCGAGCTGGACGCGCGCCTGCGGCTGCTGGTCGGGCGGCACAGCGGTGCGGCCGGCGGCGACGCCAGCGGCACGGTGTCGCTGGGCGACCTGGTGATCGACGAGGCCACGTACACGGCGCGGCTGCGGGGGCGCCCGCTGGACCTCACCTACAAGGAGTTCGAGCTCCTCAAGTACCTCGCGCAGCACGCCGGCCGCGTGTTCACCCGCGCCCAGCTGCTCCAGGAGGTGTGGGGCTACGACTTCTTCGGTGGCACGCGCACCGTGGACGTCCACGTCCGGCGGCTGCGGGCCAAGCTCGGTCCCGAGCACGAGGCCCTCATCGGCACCGTCCGCAACGTCGGGTACAAGGCGGTCCGGCCCAGTCGTGGCCGCGCGGAGGGTGCGGCCGCGGTGGACGACGGGGACGAGCCCCCGGACACCGACCCGGCCGGCCCCGTCCCCCCGACGCCCGAGGACCCCAGCCGGCTGGCCAGGATGAGGGCGTGA
- the pstS gene encoding phosphate ABC transporter substrate-binding protein PstS, which yields MKLNRSGAAISLLAAGALLLSACGSDNNVAPSASSGGSAVAPAASVTCDGKDNLAAEGSSAQQNAMASFVAAYQAACPGKNLAYTASGSGTGRKQFIAGLVDFAGSDSAIKTEEATKAATRCGGGEAWNIPMVIGPIALAYNLPGVDKLVLNADVTAAIFNGGITTWDDAKIKALNPDAKLPSTAVAPQYRSDSSGTTDNFQTYLGTASPTVWTQGAGSDFKGGAGQGSKGSSGVAQAVGATEGSIAYIEESFATQGKLSVARVDNGSGPVELTTDNVAKTINAAKFKDDTNNLVINLTSVFGSKEAGSYPIVLATYEIVCSTGYSADVSGAVKAFLSVAANQGQAGLADSGYVPLPDAFKARVTTAIDAIA from the coding sequence GTGAAGCTCAACCGTTCCGGTGCCGCGATCAGCCTGCTGGCTGCCGGCGCCCTGCTGCTCTCCGCCTGCGGCAGCGACAACAACGTCGCCCCCAGCGCGAGCTCGGGCGGCTCCGCCGTCGCTCCCGCCGCCTCGGTCACCTGCGACGGCAAGGACAACCTGGCCGCCGAGGGTTCCAGCGCGCAGCAGAACGCGATGGCCTCGTTCGTCGCCGCCTACCAGGCCGCCTGCCCCGGGAAGAACCTCGCCTACACCGCGAGCGGCTCGGGCACCGGCCGCAAGCAGTTCATCGCCGGCCTGGTCGACTTCGCCGGCTCGGACTCGGCCATCAAGACCGAGGAGGCCACCAAGGCCGCCACCCGCTGCGGGGGTGGCGAGGCCTGGAACATCCCCATGGTCATCGGCCCCATCGCCCTGGCGTACAACTTGCCGGGCGTGGACAAGCTGGTCCTGAACGCGGACGTCACGGCCGCCATCTTCAACGGTGGGATCACCACCTGGGACGACGCCAAGATCAAGGCCCTGAACCCGGACGCGAAGCTGCCCAGCACCGCCGTCGCCCCGCAGTACCGCTCGGACTCCTCGGGCACCACCGACAACTTCCAGACCTACCTGGGCACCGCCTCGCCCACCGTGTGGACCCAGGGCGCCGGCTCCGACTTCAAGGGTGGCGCGGGACAGGGCTCCAAGGGCTCCTCGGGCGTCGCGCAGGCCGTCGGCGCCACCGAGGGCTCCATCGCCTACATCGAGGAGTCCTTCGCGACCCAGGGCAAGCTCTCCGTCGCCCGGGTCGACAACGGCAGCGGTCCGGTCGAGCTGACCACCGACAACGTGGCCAAGACCATCAACGCGGCGAAGTTCAAGGACGACACCAACAACCTGGTCATCAACCTCACCTCGGTCTTCGGGTCCAAGGAGGCGGGGTCCTACCCCATCGTGCTGGCGACCTACGAGATCGTCTGCTCCACCGGTTACTCCGCCGACGTCTCCGGCGCGGTCAAGGCGTTCCTCAGCGTCGCGGCGAACCAGGGTCAGGCCGGTCTGGCCGACTCGGGCTACGTGCCGCTGCCGGACGCGTTCAAGGCCCGCGTGACCACGGCGATCGACGCGATCGCCTGA
- the pstC gene encoding phosphate ABC transporter permease subunit PstC, with protein sequence MSDATTESVSSRPPAAALPGGGPGGQTPIPEAPITTTTPAKPVVRPGDRIFSGLATGSGIFIIVLIAAVAAFLVLRAVPALQRDQVNFFTSREFDTTTDVNALRFGVLDLFGVTVTVSLMALVLATPVSLGIAIFLSQYAPRRVAGPLAYVVDLLAAVPSIVYGLWGLLVLAPVLNPVGTWFNDELGFLFLFSRDSGSGVGGTIFLGGVVLAVMILPIITAVTREVFVQTPVSQIEAALALGATRWEVVRTCVLPFGKSGFVSGAMLGLGRALGETIALYIILRTSSSAFGYSLFEGGSTFASKIALGAGEFNNNIVAGAYIAAGLVLFVLTFVINSLARAAVAGKKER encoded by the coding sequence ATGAGCGACGCGACGACCGAGTCGGTCTCCTCCCGCCCCCCGGCAGCGGCCCTGCCGGGGGGCGGGCCCGGGGGGCAGACCCCGATCCCGGAGGCCCCCATCACGACCACGACCCCGGCGAAGCCGGTCGTCCGACCGGGAGACCGGATCTTCTCGGGCCTCGCCACGGGCTCCGGGATCTTCATCATCGTGCTCATCGCCGCGGTGGCGGCGTTCCTGGTGCTGCGAGCGGTGCCCGCCCTGCAGCGCGACCAGGTCAACTTCTTCACCAGCCGCGAGTTCGACACCACCACCGACGTCAACGCGCTGCGCTTCGGCGTCCTCGACCTGTTCGGGGTGACGGTCACGGTGTCCCTGATGGCCCTGGTGCTGGCGACCCCGGTGTCGCTGGGCATCGCGATCTTCCTCTCCCAGTACGCCCCCAGGCGGGTGGCGGGTCCGCTCGCCTACGTCGTCGACCTGCTGGCCGCGGTGCCGTCCATCGTCTACGGGCTGTGGGGCCTGCTCGTGCTCGCGCCGGTGCTGAACCCGGTGGGCACCTGGTTCAACGACGAGCTCGGCTTCCTGTTCCTGTTCTCGAGGGACAGCGGCAGCGGCGTGGGCGGCACGATCTTCCTCGGTGGGGTGGTCCTGGCGGTGATGATCCTGCCGATCATCACCGCGGTGACCCGCGAGGTGTTCGTGCAGACGCCGGTCTCCCAGATCGAGGCCGCGCTCGCCCTCGGCGCGACGCGCTGGGAGGTGGTGCGCACCTGCGTGCTGCCCTTCGGCAAGTCCGGCTTCGTCTCCGGCGCGATGCTGGGCCTGGGCCGGGCGCTGGGCGAGACCATCGCCCTCTACATCATCCTGCGCACGAGCTCGAGCGCGTTCGGCTACAGCCTGTTCGAGGGCGGATCGACCTTCGCGAGCAAGATCGCGCTCGGCGCCGGCGAGTTCAACAACAACATCGTCGCCGGCGCGTACATCGCGGCCGGCCTGGTGCTGTTCGTGCTGACCTTCGTCATCAACTCGCTGGCGCGGGCCGCCGTCGCCGGCAAGAAGGAGCGCTGA
- the pstB gene encoding phosphate ABC transporter ATP-binding protein PstB gives MAKRLDLKDVNIYYGKFHAVADVVLAVPPRSVTSFIGPSGCGKSTVLRSLNRMHEVTPGAHLEGSVLLDGEDIYAGGVDPVSVRQTIGMVFQRPNPFPTMSIRNNVVAGLRLAGVKGKKKLDETAERSLRGANLWTEVKDRLDKPGGGLSGGQQQRLCIARAIAVQPDVLLMDEPCSALDPISTLAIEDLITELKKDFTIVIVTHNMQQAARVSDQTAFFNLAGVGQPGRLVEVGATETIFSNPVEKATEDYISGRFG, from the coding sequence ATGGCCAAGCGCCTCGACCTCAAGGACGTCAACATCTACTACGGCAAGTTCCACGCCGTGGCCGACGTCGTCCTCGCCGTGCCCCCGCGCAGCGTCACGTCCTTCATCGGCCCCTCGGGCTGCGGGAAGTCCACCGTGCTGCGCTCGCTCAACCGCATGCACGAGGTGACCCCCGGGGCCCACCTCGAGGGTTCGGTGCTGCTCGACGGGGAGGACATCTACGCCGGCGGGGTGGACCCGGTGAGCGTGCGCCAGACCATCGGCATGGTGTTCCAGCGCCCCAACCCGTTCCCCACGATGAGCATCCGCAACAACGTGGTGGCCGGGCTGCGGCTGGCCGGTGTCAAGGGCAAGAAGAAGCTCGACGAGACCGCGGAGCGCTCCCTGCGCGGCGCGAACCTCTGGACCGAGGTCAAGGACCGCCTCGACAAGCCCGGTGGCGGGCTCTCCGGCGGACAGCAGCAGAGGCTGTGCATCGCGCGGGCCATCGCCGTGCAGCCGGACGTGCTGCTCATGGACGAGCCCTGCTCGGCGCTGGACCCGATCTCCACGCTGGCGATCGAGGACCTCATCACCGAGCTCAAGAAAGACTTCACCATCGTCATCGTCACCCACAACATGCAGCAGGCGGCGCGGGTGAGCGACCAGACCGCTTTCTTCAACCTGGCCGGGGTCGGACAGCCGGGCCGCCTCGTCGAGGTCGGCGCCACCGAGACCATCTTCTCCAACCCCGTCGAGAAGGCCACCGAGGACTACATCTCGGGCCGCTTCGGCTAG
- the pstA gene encoding phosphate ABC transporter permease PstA, with protein MSTTLDAPVKTETFQPLSGRRRATNAAATVLVSLSVLVALVPLVWVLYTVVSRGLPAITSPTWFTNSLSGLLPSSSGGGSYHAIVGTLLQAAVTAVFSIPVGLFVAIYLVEYAAGSRLAKVTTFMVDILTGIPSIVAALFVYALWITTLGFRRSAFAVSLALVLLMVPVIVRTTEEMLRIVPQDLREAAYALGVPKWKTITKIVLPTALSGIITGIMLALARIMGETAPLLILALYAPFINTDIFAGPMGSLPGLMVDQLGNPTDAGTNRIWGAALTLILIIAVLNVLAKILGRLSSVKR; from the coding sequence ATGAGCACGACGCTCGATGCCCCCGTCAAGACCGAGACGTTCCAGCCGCTCAGCGGCAGGCGCAGGGCGACCAACGCCGCCGCCACCGTCCTGGTGTCGTTGTCGGTGCTCGTCGCGCTCGTGCCGCTGGTCTGGGTGCTCTACACCGTGGTCAGCCGGGGCCTGCCCGCCATCACCAGCCCCACCTGGTTCACCAACTCGCTCTCCGGCCTGCTGCCCAGCTCGTCGGGCGGCGGTTCCTACCACGCGATCGTCGGCACCCTGCTGCAGGCCGCGGTCACCGCCGTGTTCTCCATCCCGGTGGGGCTGTTCGTGGCCATCTACCTCGTGGAGTACGCGGCGGGCAGCCGGCTCGCCAAGGTCACCACCTTCATGGTGGACATCCTCACCGGCATCCCGTCGATCGTCGCGGCGCTGTTCGTCTACGCCCTGTGGATCACCACCCTGGGCTTCCGGCGCAGTGCGTTCGCGGTGTCGCTGGCGCTGGTGCTGCTCATGGTCCCGGTCATCGTCCGGACCACCGAGGAGATGCTGCGGATCGTCCCGCAGGACCTCCGCGAGGCCGCCTACGCCCTGGGAGTGCCCAAGTGGAAGACGATCACGAAGATCGTCCTGCCGACGGCCCTGTCCGGGATCATCACCGGCATCATGCTGGCGCTGGCCCGCATCATGGGGGAGACGGCCCCGCTGCTGATCCTGGCGCTGTACGCACCGTTCATCAACACCGACATCTTCGCCGGTCCGATGGGCTCGCTGCCCGGGCTGATGGTCGACCAGCTGGGCAACCCCACCGACGCGGGCACCAACCGCATCTGGGGTGCCGCCCTCACCCTCATCCTCATCATCGCGGTGCTCAACGTGCTGGCCAAGATCCTCGGCCGGCTCTCCTCGGTCAAGCGATGA
- a CDS encoding NUDIX hydrolase translates to MTATPPDEQATRRGGGRRGTGRRPGGATVRETSAGGLVVRGPDHQLEAALIGRTDRRGRLLWSLPKGHVEEGETLEQTAEREVEEETGIRGRVLAPLGEVEFFFAAEGRTIRKTVHHFLLRFVDGELSDADHEVTEVAWVPVDELVSRLAHPDERGIARIAVATLGGVDVGAGGAHPV, encoded by the coding sequence GTGACCGCCACCCCGCCGGACGAGCAGGCCACCCGGCGCGGTGGCGGGCGGCGCGGGACCGGCCGCCGACCGGGTGGCGCCACCGTCCGGGAGACCTCGGCCGGCGGGCTCGTCGTCCGCGGGCCCGACCACCAGCTCGAGGCTGCCCTCATCGGGCGCACCGACCGGCGGGGGCGGTTGCTGTGGTCGCTGCCCAAGGGCCACGTGGAGGAGGGCGAGACGCTGGAGCAGACCGCCGAGCGCGAGGTCGAGGAGGAGACCGGGATCCGCGGCCGGGTGCTGGCACCGCTCGGAGAGGTGGAGTTCTTCTTCGCCGCCGAGGGCCGCACGATCCGCAAGACCGTCCACCACTTCCTGCTGCGCTTCGTCGACGGGGAGCTCTCCGACGCCGACCACGAGGTCACCGAGGTGGCCTGGGTGCCCGTCGACGAGCTCGTCTCCCGGCTCGCGCACCCCGACGAGCGCGGCATCGCGCGCATCGCGGTCGCCACCCTGGGTGGGGTCGACGTCGGCGCCGGGGGCGCACACCCCGTGTGA